The following proteins are encoded in a genomic region of Paenibacillus sp. FSL H3-0469:
- a CDS encoding NAD(P)/FAD-dependent oxidoreductase, protein MNESMELYDVTIIGGGPAGMYTAFYSGMRDLKTKLIEAKDELGGRMLIYPEKMIWDVGGVTPILCRQLIDQLAEQARTFDPTLVFGQQIVHQARQEDGTYILTSATGEQHWTRTVILTIGYGILQMAKLEIEGADRYEVTNLHYTVQELEPFRGKRVLISGGGDSAVDWANELEGIAASVTVVHRREQFGGHEKNIARMKASSVDVRVPCAVSQLHSSDGEQIDQVTVCHIQTGEHEQLEVDAVIVNHGLRSDFGPLKDWGLDMGEWCANVSGKLETNLPGIFAAGDFVDYESKVRLIAGTFTDAVLALNSAKLYMDPTAEKVAYVSSHNDRFKEKNKALGVVDNH, encoded by the coding sequence ATGAATGAATCAATGGAATTATACGATGTGACCATTATTGGCGGCGGGCCCGCAGGCATGTATACAGCGTTCTATAGCGGAATGAGGGATCTGAAGACCAAGCTGATTGAAGCGAAAGATGAGCTGGGCGGCAGAATGCTGATTTATCCTGAGAAAATGATCTGGGATGTCGGAGGAGTGACACCTATTCTCTGCCGCCAGTTAATTGACCAGCTGGCAGAGCAGGCACGCACCTTCGATCCTACACTTGTATTCGGACAGCAGATTGTTCACCAGGCCCGCCAAGAGGACGGAACGTATATTCTGACCTCAGCCACAGGCGAGCAGCACTGGACCCGTACCGTTATTCTCACCATCGGATACGGTATTCTGCAGATGGCGAAGCTTGAGATTGAAGGAGCGGACCGCTATGAGGTTACGAACCTGCACTACACGGTACAGGAGCTGGAGCCCTTCCGCGGCAAGCGGGTGCTGATCTCGGGCGGCGGCGATTCGGCAGTAGACTGGGCGAATGAGCTGGAGGGGATTGCCGCCAGTGTAACCGTGGTACACCGCCGGGAGCAGTTCGGCGGGCATGAGAAGAATATTGCCCGGATGAAGGCCTCCTCGGTGGATGTGCGAGTGCCTTGTGCGGTAAGCCAGCTGCACAGCAGTGACGGAGAGCAGATCGATCAGGTGACCGTCTGCCATATTCAGACCGGAGAGCATGAGCAGCTTGAGGTCGATGCCGTCATTGTCAACCACGGGCTGAGAAGCGACTTCGGTCCGCTGAAGGACTGGGGGCTGGATATGGGAGAATGGTGTGCGAACGTCAGCGGGAAGCTGGAGACCAATCTCCCGGGTATTTTCGCTGCCGGGGACTTCGTGGATTATGAGAGCAAGGTGAGGCTCATCGCCGGAACATTCACCGACGCAGTGCTTGCCTTGAACAGTGCGAAGCTGTACATGGACCCTACCGCTGAGAAGGTAGCCTACGTCTCCTCTCATAATGACCGGTTCAAGGAGAAGAACAAGGCGCTTGGCGTAGTAGATAACCACTAG
- a CDS encoding iron ABC transporter permease has translation MQSHKIISSEDARRKHGLRVIAVLAVLIVIMFIISVNTGYIRLTPLELLDTLFGKGTDKQELILFQFRLPRIVISLLIGTALAVSGAVMQGVFRNDLADPGILGINAGAGLMVMLLISFYPTTSAAPVYLLPVVAFAGAACTAALIYSLAYKRHQGISPIRLLLTGVAVAAGMSAAMIVLTLRLDPDKYQFVATWLAGSIWGTSWKFVLSLLPWIVILLPYVIYKARVMNVLNLGEQTATGLGANVSREQFRLLAAAVGLAASSVAVSGGIGFVGLVGPHLARRLVGPKHQLMLPASALIGALLVIAADTIGRRILQPSEIPTGIVVAVIGAPYFLYLLARTKS, from the coding sequence ATGCAGAGCCATAAGATAATCTCTTCAGAAGATGCAAGGCGTAAGCATGGCCTGAGGGTGATCGCCGTGCTGGCTGTTCTGATTGTGATCATGTTCATTATAAGTGTAAATACAGGATACATAAGACTTACCCCGCTTGAGCTGCTGGATACGTTGTTCGGTAAGGGGACGGACAAGCAGGAGCTGATTCTGTTCCAGTTCCGCCTGCCGCGGATTGTCATTTCTCTGTTAATTGGTACCGCACTTGCCGTATCCGGCGCAGTGATGCAGGGGGTTTTCCGCAATGATCTGGCCGATCCGGGTATTCTCGGCATTAATGCCGGAGCCGGACTGATGGTCATGCTGCTGATCTCCTTCTATCCTACGACCTCGGCGGCACCGGTCTATCTGTTGCCTGTGGTAGCCTTTGCCGGGGCAGCCTGCACTGCCGCTCTGATCTACAGTCTTGCCTACAAGCGGCATCAGGGCATTTCCCCGATCCGGCTGCTGCTTACCGGGGTCGCAGTGGCGGCAGGCATGAGCGCGGCGATGATCGTGCTGACGCTTCGCCTAGACCCTGATAAGTATCAGTTCGTGGCTACCTGGCTGGCGGGCAGCATCTGGGGCACAAGCTGGAAGTTTGTCTTGTCCCTGCTGCCTTGGATCGTGATTCTCCTGCCTTATGTCATCTACAAGGCACGGGTGATGAATGTACTTAATCTGGGCGAGCAGACAGCGACAGGACTCGGAGCTAATGTGAGCAGAGAGCAGTTCCGCCTGCTGGCAGCAGCGGTGGGCCTTGCGGCCTCCAGCGTAGCGGTCAGCGGCGGCATCGGTTTCGTCGGGCTGGTCGGCCCGCATCTGGCACGGCGGCTGGTTGGACCGAAGCATCAGCTGATGCTGCCCGCCTCCGCGCTGATCGGCGCGCTGCTTGTCATTGCGGCGGATACGATCGGGCGGCGGATTCTGCAGCCGTCCGAGATTCCTACCGGCATAGTGGTAGCTGTCATCGGCGCTCCATACTTTCTGTATCTTCTGGCCCGTACCAAATCTTAA
- a CDS encoding iron ABC transporter permease, which yields MNQQAVSGSGLDEKAKRLKLRSRPWAATLILIGGLIVLALGIAISVSFGAADIKLSVVWTAVFHFNPEITDHQIIRELRLPRVLGGVMVGASLAVAGAIMQGMTRNPLADSGLMGINSGAGFALAVCFAFFPGLPFMYLILYSFVGAGAGAGIVYGVGSLAKGGLTPARLVLAGAALSALLSALSEGIALYFRIGQDLAFWYAGGLAGTKWFQLQIMSPWVIAAILGAIVLSRSITMLSLGEDIAKGLGQRTGLVKLAGTLIVLILAGASVAVVGAVGFVGLIIPHLTRYLVGVDYRWIIPCSAVLGALLVVGGDLTARMINPPHETPVGAIIALIGVPFFLYLARKERREL from the coding sequence ATGAATCAACAGGCAGTGTCCGGGAGCGGGCTGGATGAGAAGGCCAAGCGGCTCAAGCTGCGGTCCCGTCCTTGGGCGGCAACACTAATTCTTATAGGCGGTCTTATTGTGCTGGCGCTTGGTATCGCTATATCCGTATCGTTCGGGGCCGCAGATATTAAGCTGTCGGTCGTATGGACCGCAGTCTTTCATTTCAATCCCGAGATTACCGACCATCAGATCATCCGCGAGCTTAGACTGCCGCGTGTGCTGGGCGGTGTAATGGTGGGAGCCAGCCTCGCTGTGGCAGGGGCTATTATGCAAGGGATGACCCGCAATCCGCTGGCGGATTCGGGACTGATGGGCATTAACTCCGGCGCAGGCTTTGCGCTGGCGGTCTGCTTTGCCTTTTTTCCGGGATTGCCGTTCATGTATCTTATTCTCTATTCCTTCGTTGGCGCCGGAGCGGGAGCGGGAATTGTCTATGGAGTAGGCTCACTGGCGAAGGGCGGGCTAACCCCGGCCAGGCTTGTATTGGCAGGTGCTGCCCTCAGTGCGCTGCTCTCGGCGCTAAGTGAAGGCATCGCCCTGTATTTCCGGATCGGACAAGATCTCGCCTTCTGGTATGCCGGCGGTCTGGCCGGAACGAAGTGGTTCCAGCTGCAGATCATGTCTCCATGGGTGATAGCGGCTATCCTCGGAGCCATTGTGCTGTCCCGTTCGATTACGATGCTCAGCCTGGGTGAGGATATTGCCAAGGGGCTTGGACAGCGTACAGGGCTGGTGAAATTAGCGGGTACGCTAATTGTTCTGATTCTGGCCGGAGCCTCGGTAGCTGTAGTGGGAGCTGTAGGGTTTGTCGGCCTGATCATTCCCCATCTGACCCGCTATCTGGTCGGTGTGGATTACCGCTGGATTATTCCCTGCTCTGCGGTGCTGGGTGCGCTGCTGGTGGTCGGGGGCGATCTGACGGCCCGGATGATCAATCCGCCGCATGAAACGCCGGTAGGTGCGATTATAGCGCTGATTGGCGTGCCGTTCTTCCTGTATCTGGCCCGAAAAGAAAGAAGGGAGCTGTAA
- a CDS encoding oleate hydratase, with product MGTYQRIHPQVQEGIASRKAYLVGGGIGSLSAAAFLIRDGHMPGRNIHILEQSSIYGGSMDGAGNAKDGYSARGGREIEEHFECFMELFGFIPSLTNPDRTVLDEFRELNLAEPIESHCRLVEKQGTPADFSSLGLSTAHALQLGKLTLATEERLGAVTIEQFFDPSFLETNFWYFWRSMFAFENWHSVVEVKRYMERFMHLISGMNQLKGILHTEYNQFDSLILPLMKWLEREGVHFDKGHQVTDLELDINGDEKVVTAIQVLVNGSPKIIPVTRGDLVMVTNGSMTENSTLGDLDHPAVLNRSLTERGCWSLWEKLAAKSPDFGRPEVFCGDIDKSKWLSFTMTFTDDEIVFPYLLELTGDAPGMGGVVTIKDSSWMMSWTAPKQPHFINQPDNVKVLWAYGLFPDAEGDYIKKKMSDCTGRELLEELCYHMGLADRIPEILEHTTNVIPCMMPYITAQFMPRVLGDRPQVVPQGSVNLAFLGQFAEVPDDCVFTVEYSVRSAMMAVYNLLALDKEVIPVHPSKYDVRVLLTALRTCLGNKPLPLDKTLGELLAGTVLSKLI from the coding sequence ATGGGTACATATCAAAGAATTCATCCGCAGGTACAAGAAGGCATCGCTTCACGCAAGGCATATCTCGTCGGAGGAGGAATCGGCTCCCTGTCGGCGGCGGCATTCCTGATCCGTGACGGGCACATGCCCGGCCGGAATATTCATATTCTGGAGCAATCATCGATATACGGCGGTTCAATGGACGGGGCGGGTAATGCCAAGGACGGCTACAGCGCCCGGGGCGGACGCGAGATTGAAGAGCACTTCGAATGCTTCATGGAGCTGTTCGGCTTCATCCCTTCCCTGACCAATCCGGACCGGACGGTACTGGATGAATTCCGGGAGCTGAACCTGGCAGAACCGATTGAATCGCATTGCCGTCTGGTCGAAAAGCAAGGCACCCCCGCCGACTTCTCCTCACTTGGACTCTCAACCGCACACGCCCTGCAATTAGGCAAGCTGACGCTGGCTACCGAAGAGAGACTGGGCGCGGTGACAATTGAGCAGTTTTTTGATCCGAGCTTCCTGGAGACGAATTTCTGGTATTTCTGGCGCTCCATGTTCGCCTTCGAGAACTGGCATAGTGTGGTTGAAGTCAAGCGTTACATGGAACGGTTCATGCACCTGATCTCCGGGATGAACCAGCTGAAGGGGATTCTGCACACTGAATACAACCAGTTCGACTCGCTGATCCTGCCGCTGATGAAGTGGCTGGAGCGTGAGGGCGTTCATTTTGACAAAGGGCACCAGGTCACGGATCTGGAGCTTGATATCAACGGGGATGAGAAGGTTGTAACCGCGATTCAGGTGCTTGTGAACGGTTCGCCGAAGATCATTCCGGTGACGCGCGGGGATTTGGTCATGGTCACGAACGGCTCAATGACAGAGAATTCTACGCTTGGCGATCTGGACCATCCGGCGGTGCTGAACCGCTCTCTGACTGAGCGCGGCTGCTGGAGCCTATGGGAGAAGCTTGCTGCTAAATCTCCGGATTTCGGCCGTCCCGAGGTGTTCTGCGGGGATATCGACAAGTCCAAATGGCTGTCGTTCACGATGACTTTTACCGATGATGAGATTGTATTCCCTTATCTGCTGGAGCTGACGGGAGATGCTCCCGGCATGGGCGGCGTGGTGACGATCAAAGATTCCAGCTGGATGATGTCCTGGACCGCACCGAAGCAGCCGCATTTCATCAACCAGCCGGACAATGTGAAGGTGCTGTGGGCGTATGGCCTGTTCCCGGATGCCGAAGGCGACTATATTAAGAAAAAAATGAGCGACTGCACCGGACGCGAGCTGCTGGAGGAACTGTGCTACCATATGGGGCTTGCGGACCGCATTCCCGAGATTCTGGAGCATACCACCAACGTCATCCCTTGTATGATGCCTTATATCACTGCACAGTTCATGCCGCGCGTGCTTGGTGACCGTCCGCAGGTCGTGCCGCAGGGCAGCGTGAATCTGGCCTTCCTCGGCCAGTTCGCCGAAGTGCCGGACGACTGCGTGTTCACCGTGGAGTATTCGGTCCGCTCCGCAATGATGGCTGTCTACAATCTGCTCGCGCTGGACAAAGAGGTGATTCCCGTCCATCCGAGCAAATATGATGTCCGTGTGCTGCTGACCGCGCTCCGCACCTGTCTGGGTAACAAGCCGCTGCCGCTCGATAAGACGCTCGGTGAGCTGCTGGCGGGAACGGTACTTTCGAAATTGATCTAG
- a CDS encoding TetR/AcrR family transcriptional regulator C-terminal domain-containing protein: MSNSLLTKNALARSLKKLMLTRPLNKITIQQLTADCGVTRHTFYNHFQDIYQLLGWIYKSEVIEGLDQYCCWAGWKQGFLSVLRYTVNNKTICLNTFHSLGREHLEEFLYGVIYRVMISVVEELDGQAWPGQEQIPEPVRMQARLDIADFYTLAILEQVIHWLRAGANTDPAGVVDKVSRIMDGCIARGLEHYQTAVHPAK; the protein is encoded by the coding sequence ATGTCCAATTCCCTTTTAACGAAGAACGCGTTAGCCCGGTCCCTGAAGAAGCTAATGCTCACAAGGCCGCTGAATAAAATAACGATCCAGCAGCTTACGGCGGATTGCGGGGTGACCCGCCATACGTTTTATAATCATTTTCAGGATATCTATCAGCTGCTCGGCTGGATCTACAAGTCAGAAGTGATTGAAGGACTGGACCAATACTGCTGCTGGGCGGGCTGGAAGCAAGGGTTCTTAAGCGTCCTGCGTTACACCGTAAATAACAAAACCATCTGTCTGAACACCTTCCATTCGCTGGGGCGCGAGCATCTGGAAGAGTTCCTGTACGGGGTGATTTACCGCGTCATGATCAGCGTAGTGGAGGAGCTGGACGGGCAGGCGTGGCCTGGACAGGAGCAGATCCCAGAGCCAGTGAGAATGCAGGCCAGACTGGATATAGCCGATTTCTACACACTGGCCATCCTTGAACAGGTGATCCACTGGCTCAGAGCAGGCGCAAATACAGATCCGGCTGGAGTGGTGGATAAGGTATCAAGGATTATGGACGGATGCATTGCCCGGGGACTAGAACATTATCAGACTGCGGTGCATCCGGCGAAGTAA
- a CDS encoding metallophosphoesterase family protein — protein sequence MKKEESGIRTLVVSDIHGCIEEFNLLLRRAEYNPSRDQLILLGDYVDRGPDSRAVVERVKRLAEAEGVIVLRGNHDQMACDALAGEDDKRDTHWITNGGFHTLLSYCGGRDSVLLHPDSGWRDYTEMKQFMRTEYKEHLDFLNSLPYYYETETHLFVHAGIDPSLADWRTQREYDFIWIREPFYNHPVTSTVKTVVFGHTSTVDLQDGAGVWFSPLGDKIGIDGGCVYGEQLNCLEISEAGYKTYAVRLGERE from the coding sequence GTGAAGAAGGAGGAGAGCGGCATCAGAACATTAGTGGTCAGTGACATCCACGGCTGCATAGAGGAATTCAACCTGCTGCTCCGCCGGGCGGAGTATAACCCCTCCAGGGATCAATTGATCCTGCTGGGCGATTATGTGGACAGGGGGCCGGACAGCAGAGCGGTCGTGGAACGGGTGAAGCGGCTTGCCGAGGCGGAGGGGGTTATTGTGCTGCGGGGCAACCATGATCAGATGGCCTGCGATGCGCTGGCGGGAGAGGATGACAAGCGGGATACCCACTGGATTACGAACGGGGGCTTCCACACCCTGCTGAGCTATTGCGGAGGCAGGGATTCGGTGCTGCTGCACCCGGATTCAGGCTGGAGGGATTATACGGAGATGAAGCAGTTCATGCGCACCGAGTATAAGGAGCACCTGGATTTCCTGAATTCGCTGCCCTATTACTATGAGACGGAGACCCATCTGTTCGTTCATGCGGGCATTGATCCATCCCTTGCCGACTGGCGGACCCAGCGGGAGTATGATTTTATCTGGATTCGGGAGCCTTTCTACAATCATCCTGTTACTTCTACGGTGAAGACGGTTGTATTCGGCCATACCTCTACGGTAGATCTGCAGGACGGGGCAGGCGTCTGGTTCAGTCCGCTGGGTGACAAAATAGGCATCGACGGCGGCTGTGTATACGGGGAGCAATTGAATTGCCTGGAGATTAGCGAAGCCGGATATAAGACCTATGCCGTTCGGCTTGGCGAGCGGGAGTAA
- a CDS encoding sigma-70 family RNA polymerase sigma factor: protein MQQWIEQAQKGDAEAFRELSGHVRGMAYVVAYDMLRDVQLAEDAVQEALLEAYMNLGSLQEPAAFPGWFKTIVVRQCHRLLRRKTETILPLEAAEQVAGSSPGAEEIVEYREWTQVLHKSVAELSAKLRVPLQLFYFYGYSLQEISVYLGLPAATLKKRLYDGRRKLKGALPVADLAAAFHLLHEGGARMLHIVNGDTVGDKLKRGIVQGEVLVWREIYSAGPVFTDPAAEQNRLLRAEVLQATMGIPADEYRAGCEEQERRISGFRQYDEVVLWFEHDLFDQSMLAYLLHWFNGQKLGNTKLSLLCIGEFPGIQRFHGLGQLTEAQLSTLQGTWRNIGRKELELGSLLWEAYAAADPRELADLLAGKREELAGGALAFAYDAFMAHLSRLPSVENGLGIVEQTTLQAVAGGMDTPLKLFRQVTDELHRLGMGDTEYWKVLRTLTAGERPLLEIDGATELTDYRELPEFLHRSVTLTGWGEQVLNGASDRLQLQSIDEWYGGLHLKGRDFPWRWDRTAGRPVQHPSSALKE, encoded by the coding sequence ATGCAACAGTGGATTGAACAAGCGCAGAAGGGCGATGCCGAAGCCTTCCGGGAGCTTAGCGGGCATGTGCGGGGGATGGCTTACGTAGTGGCCTACGATATGCTCCGGGATGTACAGCTCGCGGAAGACGCGGTGCAGGAAGCCTTGCTGGAGGCATATATGAATCTTGGCAGCCTTCAAGAGCCGGCCGCGTTCCCGGGATGGTTCAAAACGATCGTGGTCAGGCAATGCCACCGGCTGCTGCGGCGCAAGACAGAGACAATATTGCCTCTGGAAGCAGCGGAGCAGGTTGCCGGGTCATCCCCCGGCGCGGAGGAGATTGTTGAATACCGGGAATGGACACAGGTGCTGCACAAGTCAGTGGCGGAATTGTCCGCTAAGCTGCGGGTACCGCTGCAATTGTTCTACTTCTACGGGTATTCGCTTCAGGAGATTTCCGTGTATCTGGGTCTTCCCGCCGCTACGCTGAAGAAAAGGCTATATGACGGCAGACGCAAGCTGAAGGGCGCTTTACCTGTTGCCGATCTGGCTGCTGCATTTCATCTGTTACATGAAGGGGGAGCACGTATGCTGCATATTGTGAATGGTGATACGGTGGGAGATAAGCTGAAACGGGGAATTGTCCAGGGGGAGGTGCTGGTGTGGAGAGAGATCTATTCGGCGGGGCCGGTCTTCACCGATCCGGCGGCAGAGCAGAATCGGCTGCTGCGGGCTGAGGTGCTACAGGCCACGATGGGCATTCCGGCGGATGAATATCGGGCAGGCTGCGAGGAGCAGGAGCGCAGAATTAGCGGATTCCGCCAGTATGATGAGGTGGTGCTGTGGTTCGAGCATGATCTGTTTGACCAGAGTATGCTGGCCTATCTATTACACTGGTTCAATGGGCAAAAGCTGGGCAACACGAAATTGAGCCTGCTCTGCATCGGAGAATTCCCCGGGATTCAGCGGTTCCATGGTCTGGGACAGCTGACGGAAGCCCAGCTTAGCACCCTGCAGGGAACCTGGCGGAACATTGGCCGCAAGGAGCTGGAGCTGGGGAGCCTGCTGTGGGAGGCATACGCGGCTGCCGATCCCCGCGAGCTGGCGGATCTGCTTGCGGGGAAGCGGGAGGAGCTGGCGGGGGGCGCGCTTGCTTTTGCCTATGATGCCTTCATGGCCCATCTCTCCCGCCTGCCTTCCGTAGAAAATGGACTTGGTATTGTCGAACAGACCACTCTCCAAGCTGTAGCTGGCGGTATGGATACGCCGCTTAAGCTGTTCCGTCAGGTTACGGATGAGTTGCACCGGCTTGGCATGGGCGATACGGAATACTGGAAGGTCCTGCGCACACTTACAGCCGGGGAGAGGCCTCTGCTTGAGATCGATGGTGCAACAGAGCTGACAGATTACAGGGAGTTACCGGAATTCCTGCACCGCAGCGTTACGCTGACTGGATGGGGAGAGCAGGTGTTGAACGGAGCATCCGACCGGCTACAGCTGCAAAGTATCGATGAATGGTACGGCGGCCTGCATCTGAAGGGGCGTGACTTCCCTTGGCGCTGGGATCGTACTGCGGGACGGCCTGTACAGCACCCTTCATCCGCGCTGAAGGAATAG
- a CDS encoding RNA 2'-phosphotransferase — MDYAKLSKEVSYALRHAPWEYELELDEQGWVDIEQLLHALHQDKKWETVGAEDLDKMIAASDKQRHELAEGRIRALYGHSVPQKIIKQAETPPPILYHGTAREWVETILHEGLKPMKRQYVHFSVDTATAKLVGGRKDSSPVILTIDAGRAAQEGIKFYHGNHNIWLADYIPPEFIA, encoded by the coding sequence ATGGATTATGCAAAGCTCAGCAAAGAGGTCTCCTACGCCCTGCGTCATGCGCCGTGGGAATATGAACTGGAATTGGATGAACAGGGGTGGGTGGATATTGAACAGCTGCTCCACGCGCTGCATCAGGACAAGAAGTGGGAAACAGTCGGTGCAGAGGATCTGGACAAAATGATCGCAGCATCGGATAAGCAGCGGCATGAGCTTGCGGAGGGCAGAATAAGGGCACTGTATGGTCACTCGGTCCCGCAAAAAATAATCAAGCAGGCTGAAACGCCGCCCCCTATTTTGTACCACGGAACAGCCAGGGAGTGGGTAGAGACGATTCTGCACGAAGGACTGAAACCAATGAAGAGGCAGTATGTTCATTTCTCGGTGGATACGGCTACAGCCAAGCTGGTGGGAGGGCGCAAGGATTCAAGTCCTGTAATCTTAACCATCGATGCCGGGCGGGCCGCACAGGAAGGAATCAAGTTCTACCACGGAAATCATAATATTTGGCTCGCGGACTATATTCCGCCCGAATTCATTGCTTAA
- the sigF gene encoding RNA polymerase sporulation sigma factor SigF, with translation MEAESKKAPPTYLDDAEVKRLIALSQAGDHTARDTLVNCNIRLVWSVVQRFMNRGYEPDDLFQIGCIGLLKSVDKFDLSYEVKFSTYAVPMIIGEIQRFLRDDGTLKVSRSLKEMANKVRKMKDEMSKTLDRLPTIGEVAEALGVTPEEIVFAQEANKPPTSIHETVFENDGDPITLIDQIADESQERWFDKLALNEAIGALTERERLIVYLRYYRDQTQSEVASRLGISQVQVSRLEKKILANIREQIAQ, from the coding sequence ATGGAAGCAGAATCAAAAAAAGCTCCGCCGACCTATTTGGACGATGCGGAGGTCAAACGTCTAATCGCGCTCAGTCAAGCAGGGGACCATACGGCCCGCGACACGCTGGTCAACTGCAATATCCGCCTCGTCTGGTCGGTGGTGCAGCGGTTTATGAACCGCGGATACGAACCGGATGATTTGTTCCAGATCGGCTGTATCGGACTGCTGAAGTCCGTTGATAAATTCGACCTCAGCTATGAGGTCAAGTTCTCCACCTATGCGGTGCCGATGATTATCGGTGAGATCCAGCGGTTCCTCCGCGATGACGGCACGCTTAAGGTCAGCCGCTCGCTGAAGGAGATGGCCAACAAGGTGCGCAAGATGAAGGATGAGATGTCCAAAACGCTCGACCGCCTCCCGACCATCGGTGAAGTGGCCGAAGCGCTGGGCGTCACGCCCGAAGAAATCGTCTTCGCCCAGGAGGCCAACAAGCCGCCGACTTCGATCCACGAGACCGTCTTCGAGAACGACGGCGATCCGATCACGCTGATCGACCAGATCGCCGACGAGTCGCAGGAGCGCTGGTTCGATAAGCTGGCCTTGAATGAGGCCATCGGTGCGCTAACCGAGCGCGAGCGTCTGATCGTGTATCTGCGCTATTACCGCGATCAGACCCAGTCCGAAGTCGCCAGCCGCCTCGGCATCTCGCAGGTGCAGGTGTCGAGGCTGGAGAAGAAGATCCTCGCGAACATCCGCGAGCAGATTGCGCAGTAA
- the spoIIAB gene encoding anti-sigma F factor: MTSSEARNFMSVQFAALSENESFARVVVAAFVSRLDPTMEELNDLKTVVSEAVTNCIIHGYDSDPAGVVSISASLDNETVHLTIEDKGRGIEDLELAQQPLYTSKPELERSGMGFTIMENFMDEFEVISEPGRGTSISMKKTIVSKKALYN; this comes from the coding sequence ATGACTAGTAGCGAAGCCCGTAACTTCATGAGTGTCCAGTTTGCTGCGCTGTCGGAGAATGAATCGTTCGCGCGTGTGGTAGTGGCTGCCTTTGTCTCCCGGCTCGATCCGACGATGGAGGAGCTGAATGACCTGAAGACGGTAGTCTCGGAGGCCGTCACCAATTGTATTATTCACGGTTATGACAGTGATCCCGCAGGCGTTGTCAGTATATCCGCTTCACTCGATAATGAGACCGTGCACCTGACGATTGAGGATAAGGGCCGGGGCATTGAGGATCTGGAGCTGGCCCAGCAGCCGCTGTATACCTCGAAGCCGGAGCTGGAGCGGTCAGGTATGGGCTTCACCATTATGGAGAATTTCATGGATGAATTCGAGGTTATCAGCGAACCGGGACGCGGAACCTCAATCTCCATGAAGAAAACCATCGTCTCGAAAAAAGCTTTATACAATTAG
- the spoIIAA gene encoding anti-sigma F factor antagonist, producing the protein MNSHVEMEHHRGVLIVRLSGELDHHAADYVRMDMDEAIMRGQVEHLILSLKELQFMDSSGLGVILGRYKLIRSKGGKMAVCDATAPVKRLLEMSGLFKIMPLYDNESAALSDLEVAL; encoded by the coding sequence ATGAATTCTCATGTGGAGATGGAGCATCACCGGGGTGTGCTGATTGTCCGGTTGTCCGGAGAACTGGACCATCACGCAGCCGATTATGTACGTATGGATATGGATGAAGCAATTATGCGGGGCCAGGTGGAGCATCTGATCCTGAGTCTGAAGGAGCTGCAGTTCATGGACAGCTCGGGTCTCGGAGTGATTCTGGGGCGGTACAAGCTGATCCGCAGTAAGGGCGGCAAAATGGCAGTCTGCGATGCCACAGCGCCAGTGAAGCGCCTGCTGGAAATGTCGGGCCTGTTCAAAATCATGCCCCTATATGACAACGAGAGCGCTGCACTCTCGGATTTGGAGGTCGCGTTATGA